GGGGTGGTGCGCCAGGGCGTCGTGGCAGGCGGGGTCGAACGTATCGCCCACCTCGCCGAACGACGTGACGCCCAGCGAGCCGAGCTGCTCGGTCAGGCTGTCGGCGATGTCCTTCAGACCAGGCGTGAGCGGCTCGTGCGCGCGCGCCCGGTCCACCGCGTCCAGCACGGGCAGCAGCGCCCGGAGTACGTTGGCCACCGCAATCTCGCGTACGGCCAGGCGATCCCGCCGGACCCGTTTGCGGTAGTTGTCGTACTCGGCCTTCACCCGCTGAAGGTCGGCGGTCCGTTCCTCCACCAGGCTCCGCAGCTCCGCCAGCTCGGTGTACTGCGGCCCGCTCCCGGTCATCGTCAGCCAGCCTCCGGCTTGTCGTCGTCGACGATCTCGGCGTCCACCACATCATCCTCGGACGAGCCGCCGGCCCTACCGCCGCCCGCGGTCGCCCCGGCCTCACCCGGCGGCTGCTCGGCCCGCGACTTCTCGTACAGCGCCGTGCCGATCCTCTGCGCGGCCTGCGCCGTACGGTCGATCGCCTGCCGAATCGCCACGGTGTCCTCTCCCTTCAGCTTCTCCTTCAGCTCTGCCAGCGCCGTCTCCGTCTCGCTCCTCGCATCCGCCGGGATCTTGTCCGCGTTGTCCTTGATGAGCTTCTCGGTGGAGTACACGAGCTGCTCGCCCTGGTTGCGGGTCTCCGCCGCCGCGCGCCGCCGACGGTCCTCCTCGGCGTGCTGTTCGGCCTCGCGGACCATGCGGTCGATGTCGTCCTTGGGCAGGGCCGAGCCGCCGGTGACGGTCATCTTCTGCTCGCGGCCGGTCGCCAGGTCCTTGGCGGAGACGTGCATGATGCCGTTGGCGTCGATGTCGAAGGCCACCTCGATCTGCGGCACACCGCGCGGCGCCGGAGCGATACCGGTCAGCTCGAACATGCCGAGCTTCTTGTTGTACGCGGCGATGTCCCGCTCGCCCTGGTAGACCTGCACCGTCACCGACGGCTGGTTGTCCTCGGCCGTGGTGAAGATCTCCGAACGCCGGGTCGGGATCGTGTCGCCGCGCAGGACGCCCGCCTGGAGCGCGGCGCCCACCGCCACGACCTCGTCGGGGTTGACGCCCTTGTGCGGCTCCTTGCCCGTCAGCTCCTTCACCAGCTCGGTCACGGCCGGCATACGCGTCGAACCGCCCACCAGCACCACGTGGTCGATGTCGGACACCTTGATCCCGGCGTCCTTGATCGCGTTGTGGAACGGGGCCTTGCACCGCTCCAGCAGGTCCGCCGTCAGCTGCTCGAACTGCGCGCGGGTCAGCTTCTCGTCCAGATGCATCGGGCCCTCGGCGGAGGCGGTGACGTAGGGCAGATTGATCGTCGTCTCCGACGAGCTGGACAGCTCGATCTTCGCCTTCTCCGCGGCCTCCCGCAGCCGCTGCACGGCCATCTTGTCCTTCGACAGGTCGACGCCGTAGTGGTTCTTGAACTGCTTCACGAGGTGGTCGACGACGCGCTGGTCCCAGTCGTCGCCGCCGAGGTGGGTGTCGCCGTTGGTGGCCTTCACCTCGATGACGCCCTCGCCCATCTCCAGCAGCGACACGTCGAAGGTGCCGCCGCCCAGGTCGAAGACCAGCACCGTCTGGTCGTTCTCCTTGTCCAGCCCGTACGCCAGCGCCGCCGCCGTCGGCTCGTTGATGATCCGCAGCACCTTCAGGCCCGCGATCTCCCCGGCCTCCTTGGTGGCCTGCCGCTGGGCGTCGTCGAAGTACGCGGGCACGGTGATCACCGCGTCGGTGACGTCCTCCCCGAGATACGCCTCCGCGTCCCGCTTCAGTTTCTGCAGCACGCGCGCGGAGATCTCCTGCGCGGTGTACCGCTTGCCGTCGCTGTCACCGTGGCCCGGGAACCGCCAGGAGTGGTCGCCCATGTGCCGCTTGACCGAGCGCGCGGTGCGGTCCACGTTCGTCACGGCCTGCCGCTTGGCGACCTCGCCCACCAGGACCTCGCCGTTCTTGGCGAAGGCCACGACCGACGGGGTCGTGCGCGCGCCTTCCGTGTTGGTGATGACGGTGGGCTCGCCGCCTTCGAGGACCGAGACCACCGAGTTCGTCGTACCAAGGTCGATACCAACCGACCGTGCCATCTGGTTCTCCCTCCTCGCCTCGCTGTGTTCCACGCGCTGTCCGGAGGCTCGGGGCCTCACCACGACATCCGCTCCCACCGGACGGGACCGGCGCGCAGCGGAGGCTCGGGGCGTACGGTGCCGAGCACCACGACGTAGCGCCGCGCAGGCCGTACGGGCGGAGCCGGGGCCCGCTCGCGGTCGTACGCCCGCTCGCGGGTCTGGTCGTACGCCGCGCGCAGGACCGGGTCGCGCAGGGTCTCGTAGGCCTCCCGCACTTCGCCGAACCTGCATCCCGAACACCTCCTGGCCCCTGCGAGCTGCGTTTTCACTCCTACTTGCTCATAGTCATGAAATAAAACTTGAGTCTTTCCTTGTCAAGATAGCGAGGATTCACATACAGCGGCGAGGGCTGGCTTGCGACGTCGACAAATGCTGTGATCTACGACATTGCCAGCGAAACCGGCAATCCTCCACTCTGAGTCACACAAAGGACGTCAAGGAAAGCAGCTCCTCATGGGCGATCATGTGCACGTGCGACTCAGCCAGGGGATGAGCGTGTCCCGAGAAGGGGAACTGATCGAGCACTCCCGCTGCCGCTGCGGAGCCACCTGGACCAAGGTGTTCGACGCCGACGGCGGAAAGCCGGAAGAGCCGTCCCGCTAGCCGCGCACCCGCCCGAGGGAACCCATTGACGCCCGGGGCTTGGCCCGCTCGGCTACCGGGATCTTCAGCTTCAGCACGCCCGCCTCGTAGGAGGCTTCGATCTCCTCGGTGTCGAGGGTGTCGCCGAGGAACAGCTGCCGGCTGAACGTCCCCGCGGGCCGCTCGGTGATCACCGTGCCGGTGTCCTCGCCGTACGTCGGCGTCCTCGACTTGACAGCACCATCGGCCTCAACCTGCTGGCTCGCCATCCCGAACGGCTGGCCGGCCTGATCGTGGGCCGGAGCCCACGCCGATCGCGTCGTCGCTGCCGCCCCGCATGCGCCGGCAGGACTGACAGTCGCCCTCGCCGGCCGCGACGGCGTCCTGGACACGCTCGCTCAGACACCGGCGCCAGTACTTCTACCTGCGGGTGACCGTGACTCCCAGCTCAAGGCGATCCAGGACACCGCTGATCAAACCTCGGGCGCCACCTGCGTGTGGGCTGCGAGGCGGCGGGCTTCGGCCGTGACCTCGGCATCCACCTGGCCCACAGTTCTGTCGGGGTATTCGATGACGTCGTACTCGTCATCGAGCTCGGCGAGCCGCTCAGTCAGGGGCAGCTCATGTCCGTACCGCTGGTGGATCCGGGAGGTGAATGCCCGAGGTGTCAGCTCACCCGCGAGCATGCGGCGTGCGAGCGCCCGGGCGGCGGCTGCCTGGCCGGCTTCGCTGGCGATCGGATAGAAGGTGAGGCCGAGCTCGCCGAGTGCTTCGGGAAGCAATTCGTGCACGTCGTAGTTCGCCTCGGCGCGTGTGCAGGCGGCCAGGATTCGCAGGGCGGGGCTGTCCAGTCCGGCGACGAGCGCATCACAGGCGGCGCTGACGACGTCGCTCGCACGGATTTCTCCCGCGCTCCAGAGGGCGGCATGGTCCTGCAGATCAATTGCTGCTGATTCGGCCGAGGTCATCCGTTCATGATCCGGGGGCAGAGCCTCCTGGTCGAGTAGCTTTCACGGAAGTTGCTGTCCAGCTGCCTGCTTCAGCAAGGCTCGCGCGGAGTTCCGGGGCCGCTGGCTGCCCGCGCATGGCGGCACTGATCCAGTGGTTGCTGGCCCTGCCGGTCGTGTTGGCGGTCTTATGCTGTGGCGGGGCTACGAGCGGAGCACCTGGCGCACGTCTAGGTGGCAGCGCAGCCGTACGCCGGGCTCGCCAGGTTCCCGAGTTGCCCCCTCACAGTGGGCCGTGTTCGTGCGATAACGCGACCTTGCGCCTCGGCCGAAAGGTCTAGAAGCCGATCGGGCGGGTCTTGTCGGCGAGGGGGACGGCGGCCCCTTTTTGGGGCGTTTTGTAGAGGATTTCGCCTCCGGGGTTGACCGGAACGGCATACCTGGGGCTGACGAGACCGCCTCTCCCGTCAGCCCCAGGTCGTCGGAATTTCGGCTGATCCGCAGGACTGGTACGAACCGGACGATGGAGAAGTTCCCGGCCAGGCCGGCCGGGAACGGCGCCCGCAGTTCACCGCGATCATGGGCCCGTCGGGCTCCGGCAAATCCACGCTGATGCACTGCGTCGCCGGGCTCGACAGCTTCTCCTCCGGATCGGTCCGCGTCGGCGACACCGAACTCGGCTCCCTGAGGGACAAGCAGCTCACCAAGCTGCGCCTGGACAAGATCGGCTTCATCTTCCAGGCGTTCAACCTCCTGCCGACCCTCACCGCCCTGGAGAACATCACCCTCCCCATGGACATCGCGGGCCGCACGCCGGACAAGCAGTGGCTCGACACCGTCATCGAGATGGTCGGCCCCTCCGATCGCCTTACCCACCGCCCCGCCCAGCTCTCCGGGGGCCAGCAGCAGCGCGTCGCCGTCGCTCGTGCTCTCGCCTCCAAGCCGGACATCGTCTTCGCTGACGAGCCCACCGGCAACCTGGACTCCCGCTCGGGCGCCGAGGTGCTCGGCTTCCTGCGCCACTCCGTACGGGAGTTGGGCCAGACCGTCGTCATGGTCACCCACGATCCCGTGGCCGCCTCCTACGCGGACCGCATCCTCTTCTTCGGCGACGGACGGATCGTCGACGAGATGTACCAGCCTACCGCCGAAGGTGTCCTGGACCGCATCAAGGCCTTCGACACCAAGTTCCGTACGAGCTGAGTCACGAGCTGAGTGACGAGCAGAGTCACGAACCGAGTCGTACGAACCAACCCGCGTACCTCACCATCAGCCGCCCTCCACCCCCACCCCACCCCCAGCCCTCAGCCTCGCCCTCACCCACCAGGACCAACCACCATGCTCCGAACAGCCCTGCGCAACATCCTCACCCACAAAGCCAGACTCCTGATGACCCTCCTCGCCGTCATGCTCGGCGTCGCCTTCGTCTCCGGCAGCCTGGTCTTCACCGACACCCTCGCCAACGCCTACCGCAACCAGGCGGCCAAGGGCTACGCCCACGTGGACGTTGAGGTCCGGGCATACGCGTCCGGCTCCGGTGAGAACCCCGGACTCAGCCGGAAGGCCCTCGACGAGATCGCCGGACTCGACGGGGTCGCCGAGGCCGCCGGGCGGGTCTACGGGGACGCCTCCGTCGCCGACAAGGACGGCAGGCTCCTCGGCAGCGCCCTGTCCAACGCGGGCGCCAACTTCGCGCCGGGGAAGGACGGCAAGGACGGGCTGTACGTGTTCCCCGACGGCAGCGGTCCCACCGAGGCCGGGCAGGTCGCCCTCGACAAGGCCTCGGCCGCCCAGGGCGGGTACCACGTCGGCGACACCGTGCGCGTCGCCACCAAGGGTCCGGCGAAGACGTACACGCTCTCCGGCATCTTCACCACCGAGGACAGCGCGGTGGCCGACGGCGGCAGCCTGGTGCTGTTCGACACCCCGGTTGCCCAGCGGCTCTATCTCAAGCCGGGCCGGTACCAGACCGTCACCGTCACCGCCGCTCCCGGTGCCTCGAACACCGAGCTCGCCGCCACCATCGGGAAGCTGCTTCCGGACTACGCGGAGGCCCAGACGGGTCGGCAACTCGCCAACCGGGAAGCCGATCTGGCCGAGGCAGACGCGTCGAATCTCAACTCGATGCTGCTCGCCTTCGCCGCCGTCGCACTCGTCGTCAGCGTCTTCCTGATCGCCAACACTTTCACCATGCTGGCCGCCCAGCGCACCAGGGAACTCGCCCTGTTGCGCGCCGTCGGTGCCTCCCGCAAGCAGGTCACCCGTTCCGTCCTGGCCGAGGCGATGGTGCTCGGGGCCCTCGCCTCCGTCGCCGGTCTTGCCCTCGGGGCGGGCGCGACCGTCGTACTGCGGTCCACCATCGGCGGTTTGGGCGGGGAATTGCCGGACGGTCCGGTGACCGTCACGTCCACGACCGTCATCGTCGCGTTCGCCGTCGGTGTCCTGGTCACCATGCTGGCCGCCTGGCTGCCCGCCCGCCGTGCCGCGAAGATCCCGCCGGTCGCGGCGATGAGCAGCGTGCATCTGCCGGCCACCACCAAGTCCCTGGTCCTACGGAACTCCCTGGGCGGCCTCCTCACGCTGCTCGGCGTGGCCGTGAGCGTCCAAGGCGGGAGGGCCGGCGGCTCCGGGGGCGGGGCGCTCGTCGGGCTCGGAGCCATCCTGGCGCTGGCCGGGGTGATGCTGCTGATCCCGCTGCTGTCCCGGCCGGCCGTCGCCGCGGTACGGCCGCTGCTGCGCGCCGTCGGGATCGAGGGCACGCTCGCCGGCCAGAACGCCGTACGCAACCCGCGCCGCACCGGCGCCACCGCCTCCGCGCTGACCATCGGCCTGACGCTGGTCACCGCGCTGACCATGCTCGGGGTCACCCTCGGTCAGGCCGTGGACAAGATGACCACGGACATCGTCAAGGCCGACTACATGGTCACCGCGGTCGGCGGCTCGGGCCTGGACGCCTCGGCGGTCGCCGCCCTGCGCAAGGCCGAGGGCGTCAACGCGGTCTCCCAGGAGCAGCCCGCGTCCATGCGACTCGGCGGCAGTCTGCAGCCGGTCTCCGGCGTCACCCCCGCGGACTTCCAGAGGGCCATCCACCTCACCACGGTCTCCGGCTCGCTGGGCACTTTCGCCCGGGGACAGATCGCCGTCGCCGACGACATCGCGCGGTCCAACGGCTGGAAGACCGGCGACAGCGTGCCGGTGACGTACGACGACGCCAAGAGCGGCAAGCTGACGGTCGGGGCCGTCTTCGAGCGCAACACCGTCGTCTCGCCGGTCGTCGTCTCGACGGACGTACTCGAGCCGCACGAGGCCGAGTCGGTCATCTCGCGGATCTACGTCAAGACGGACGGCGGCGAGAGCGCCGCGAACAAGCGGGCCGTCGTCGACGCCCTCGCCGGCAACCCGGCGATCGAGATCGGCGACCGTCAGGACATCCGGGCCGAGTTCGGCGGGTTCATCAGCACCGCGCTGAACGTCATGTACGGGCTGCTCGCGATGTCGTTGGTCATCGCGGTGCTCGGCATCGTGAACACCCTCGCGATGTCGGTCTTCGAGCGGCAGCGGGAGATCGGCATGCTGCGGGCGACCGGCCTGGACCGGCGGCGTGTGAAGCGGATGATCCGCCTGGAGGCCGTGGTCATCTCGGTCTTCGGCGCGGCGATCGGGCTCGGCCTCGGCGCCTTCCTGGGCTGGGCCGTCGGCGAGACCGTGGCGTCGAGCGTCCCGGGTTACGCGCTGGTTCTGCCCTGGGGCCGCTTCGCGCTCTCCCTGCTGCTGGCAGCACTGGTCGGCACGCTGGCGGCCATGTGGCCGGCCCGTAGTGCCGCCCGGCTGAACATGCTCACCGCCATCAAGAGCGAGTAGCGCATCGCCGTACGCACAGAGCGAATCGGCCGTACGCACAGTACGCGCACCTTTCCCGGTGCGCGGGCCTGCGCGTTTCGCTGATGTACTTCGACGTCGAGTGGGAGCACGTCTTCCTGCGACTCCGCCATCCCGAGGGCCACTACCGGCGGTTGGCGGCGGAGGGCCTCGACGAGGACCGGCTCGCGCTCTATACGCTCACTCAGCGGCTGTCACTGACGGCGGGTCCGCTCCGGTTGCTCGAGGGAGACTTCCCCGACCGGGAGTTCATGCAGGGAATCGCCGAGCACCACTTGAACGAGGCGCTGGCGCTGGTCGCCGTGGTTTAGGGCGTGGAGTTCCCCTCCTGCCACCAGTACGCCGACATCGGTTGCGACGCCCGTCAGGCTGCGAGTACCCGCCCTGCGCGCGACTGCTGTGGCACGCGGATCTCTCCGTCTGCTCCAGCGTGCTGCCAAGGCATAGGCGGACGGAGTCCACGGGTGGTCCGTGAATCGGACCGCATGGCGGTGTCACTGCTGCGGCCGTGATCCAGCAGCCGGCCCAGAGCCTGCCGGATGAGGCTCGCCGGTTCGTCGATGCAGATACGTTCCTCCGCGTAGGCATGGGTAAGGGGGTGGAGCCGGAAGCGGCTCGGCGCGCTTCGCTCGAGCAGGTGTGCTGCCGCCAAGGTGGCGAGGTGATACTCGGCTACGGCGCGTGGCTCGCCCAGGAGTGCCGCGGCCGTGCCGCCATCGATCTCCTGCAGAGGATGGAGCGCCAGCATGCGCAGTAACCGTTGCGCACCCTGCGGCAGCTGTGCGTCGGAAGCGGACAACGCGGTCCGTACGCCGTCTTCCAGGGCCAGGGAGATCACAGGCTCGCGGTAGTAGTCGTCGAGCGTCCAGGCGGGGTGGCCTTGCATGTGGCGGCCGATGGTGGACAGTGCCAGCGGCAGGTGGCCCAGGAGGTCCGCGATCTGCCGGGCGGCCGGGACGTCGGGGGTGATGCGTTCGGCTCCCGCCGTTGCCCGCAGCAGTTCAAGGGATTCGTCCGGGTCGAACAGTGGTACCGGCAGGCGGGTCGCTTCATCGAGGCCGGTCAGCGCGCGTCGGCTGGTGATCAGGGTGCGGGATCCCGCAGTCCCGGGCAGCAGCGACCGCAACTGCGCCGCGTCTGCCGCGTCGTCCAGGACGATCAGCACATCGGTTCCTGCCAACTGCCGCCGGTAGAGAGCTGCTCGTGCGTCGAGGTCGTACGGGATGCGGTCGCCGGTGGTGCCGAGCAGTCGTAGAAAGGTCTCCAGCACGGTGGCAGGGTCGGCGGGCGGGCCCTGGGGGACAGATCCTCGCAGGTTCGCGAACAGGACAGGCGTGTCGTTGCGCTTGCCGGCGAGCAACCCGTGGGCGAGGTGCAGGGCCAGTGACGTCTTGCCGATGCCTGCCATGCCTTCCAGAGCCACAGTCGTTGCGCCCCTGCCCGGGCTCAGTAACGTCTCCGCCCGGGCCACCAGGCCCTGTCTGCCGACGAACGCGGAAAGCCCCGTGGGCAGCCGGTCGTATGCGCTGACCCGCGCGGCGGCCTCGGCCTCGCCGAGCACGGTGCGAAGCGACTGCCGCCACAGGGAGACGATGGCTTCGTCGGCGCCGACGAGCGCCTGTACGACGGCCATCAGCAGGTCGGAGTTGGGCCTGCGGCGGCCGACCTGGAAGCAGTTGCCCACCGTCGAACGGGCCGGCCATTCGCCGCGCGGACGCCCGGCTTGCTGCCAGTCCCGGTGAACGCGCCGCGTGATCTCGGTGATCGACGGGTTGCCCGCCCACGCCTTCAGCAGTCTCAGTTCCGCGATGAACTCGTCCATCGTGCGGGCTTTTCCCGGGTCCAGTACCTGCGGCACGAACATCCTCCCCCATGGGACATCTGGGCCATGACCAACTTGGAACGCTCGTTTCAAGTTAGAGGAGGCGGTGCTGTACCTGTCAACCGGTTTCCATCTGTT
The genomic region above belongs to Streptomyces coeruleorubidus and contains:
- a CDS encoding NB-ARC domain-containing protein translates to MPQVLDPGKARTMDEFIAELRLLKAWAGNPSITEITRRVHRDWQQAGRPRGEWPARSTVGNCFQVGRRRPNSDLLMAVVQALVGADEAIVSLWRQSLRTVLGEAEAAARVSAYDRLPTGLSAFVGRQGLVARAETLLSPGRGATTVALEGMAGIGKTSLALHLAHGLLAGKRNDTPVLFANLRGSVPQGPPADPATVLETFLRLLGTTGDRIPYDLDARAALYRRQLAGTDVLIVLDDAADAAQLRSLLPGTAGSRTLITSRRALTGLDEATRLPVPLFDPDESLELLRATAGAERITPDVPAARQIADLLGHLPLALSTIGRHMQGHPAWTLDDYYREPVISLALEDGVRTALSASDAQLPQGAQRLLRMLALHPLQEIDGGTAAALLGEPRAVAEYHLATLAAAHLLERSAPSRFRLHPLTHAYAEERICIDEPASLIRQALGRLLDHGRSSDTAMRSDSRTTRGLRPPMPWQHAGADGEIRVPQQSRAGRVLAA
- a CDS encoding ABC transporter permease; the encoded protein is MLRTALRNILTHKARLLMTLLAVMLGVAFVSGSLVFTDTLANAYRNQAAKGYAHVDVEVRAYASGSGENPGLSRKALDEIAGLDGVAEAAGRVYGDASVADKDGRLLGSALSNAGANFAPGKDGKDGLYVFPDGSGPTEAGQVALDKASAAQGGYHVGDTVRVATKGPAKTYTLSGIFTTEDSAVADGGSLVLFDTPVAQRLYLKPGRYQTVTVTAAPGASNTELAATIGKLLPDYAEAQTGRQLANREADLAEADASNLNSMLLAFAAVALVVSVFLIANTFTMLAAQRTRELALLRAVGASRKQVTRSVLAEAMVLGALASVAGLALGAGATVVLRSTIGGLGGELPDGPVTVTSTTVIVAFAVGVLVTMLAAWLPARRAAKIPPVAAMSSVHLPATTKSLVLRNSLGGLLTLLGVAVSVQGGRAGGSGGGALVGLGAILALAGVMLLIPLLSRPAVAAVRPLLRAVGIEGTLAGQNAVRNPRRTGATASALTIGLTLVTALTMLGVTLGQAVDKMTTDIVKADYMVTAVGGSGLDASAVAALRKAEGVNAVSQEQPASMRLGGSLQPVSGVTPADFQRAIHLTTVSGSLGTFARGQIAVADDIARSNGWKTGDSVPVTYDDAKSGKLTVGAVFERNTVVSPVVVSTDVLEPHEAESVISRIYVKTDGGESAANKRAVVDALAGNPAIEIGDRQDIRAEFGGFISTALNVMYGLLAMSLVIAVLGIVNTLAMSVFERQREIGMLRATGLDRRRVKRMIRLEAVVISVFGAAIGLGLGAFLGWAVGETVASSVPGYALVLPWGRFALSLLLAALVGTLAAMWPARSAARLNMLTAIKSE
- a CDS encoding Hsp70 family protein, translating into MARSVGIDLGTTNSVVSVLEGGEPTVITNTEGARTTPSVVAFAKNGEVLVGEVAKRQAVTNVDRTARSVKRHMGDHSWRFPGHGDSDGKRYTAQEISARVLQKLKRDAEAYLGEDVTDAVITVPAYFDDAQRQATKEAGEIAGLKVLRIINEPTAAALAYGLDKENDQTVLVFDLGGGTFDVSLLEMGEGVIEVKATNGDTHLGGDDWDQRVVDHLVKQFKNHYGVDLSKDKMAVQRLREAAEKAKIELSSSSETTINLPYVTASAEGPMHLDEKLTRAQFEQLTADLLERCKAPFHNAIKDAGIKVSDIDHVVLVGGSTRMPAVTELVKELTGKEPHKGVNPDEVVAVGAALQAGVLRGDTIPTRRSEIFTTAEDNQPSVTVQVYQGERDIAAYNKKLGMFELTGIAPAPRGVPQIEVAFDIDANGIMHVSAKDLATGREQKMTVTGGSALPKDDIDRMVREAEQHAEEDRRRRAAAETRNQGEQLVYSTEKLIKDNADKIPADARSETETALAELKEKLKGEDTVAIRQAIDRTAQAAQRIGTALYEKSRAEQPPGEAGATAGGGRAGGSSEDDVVDAEIVDDDKPEAG
- the grpE gene encoding nucleotide exchange factor GrpE, with protein sequence MTGSGPQYTELAELRSLVEERTADLQRVKAEYDNYRKRVRRDRLAVREIAVANVLRALLPVLDAVDRARAHEPLTPGLKDIADSLTEQLGSLGVTSFGEVGDTFDPACHDALAHHPSPDRDRLVCSAVLRPGYRLGDHLLRPAHVEVAGPAPPARNAHGDDRGVRPSIAGGAPPFPIARS
- a CDS encoding DUF6207 family protein, with translation MPFRSTPEAKSSTKRPKKGPPSPSPTRPARSASRPFGRGARSRYRTNTAHCEGATREPGEPGVRLRCHLDVRQVLRS